Proteins encoded within one genomic window of Bacteroides sedimenti:
- a CDS encoding ExbD/TolR family protein, with translation MKMKRLQRTVTEIDINLTTGIVFLLLVFFIVITSVNPDQGLERRLPPAIGKYTPISVEPRNVLNVLLTDNDELVCGNQIVGIGDLRELAKQFISNPQNDPKLPEKEVRNINLLGKMAVTSKHVISVQCGRETTYQAYIDVQNELIGAYNELRNDLAQKKWNKKYMELTPEQQKAVNSCYRICISEAEPLSRKGGGR, from the coding sequence ATGAAAATGAAACGACTCCAACGTACCGTTACGGAAATAGATATTAACCTGACAACAGGAATTGTATTTTTACTGTTGGTTTTCTTTATTGTAATTACATCGGTTAACCCGGATCAGGGCTTGGAAAGACGTTTACCGCCCGCAATTGGAAAATATACCCCTATAAGTGTAGAACCTCGTAACGTACTGAATGTGCTCCTTACGGATAATGATGAACTTGTATGCGGGAACCAGATAGTTGGGATTGGCGATCTGAGAGAACTGGCAAAACAGTTTATATCTAATCCTCAAAATGACCCTAAACTACCAGAGAAAGAGGTTCGTAATATTAATCTCCTGGGAAAAATGGCTGTTACCTCAAAACATGTTATTTCAGTACAATGTGGCCGCGAGACTACTTATCAGGCATATATTGATGTTCAAAATGAACTGATTGGTGCTTACAATGAACTTCGAAATGATTTGGCTCAAAAGAAATGGAACAAGAAATATATGGAACTCACTCCTGAACAGCAGAAAGCGGTAAATTCCTGTTATCGGATATGTATCTCTGAAGCGGAACCTTTATCCAGAAAAGGAGGTGGCAGATGA
- a CDS encoding MotA/TolQ/ExbB proton channel family protein: MKKIVMALAFSGFLFLSGAITAHAQNEIPADQQETTVNPDEKADSDGTTNVVKKSVSVKLKEKFVEGNPLYMGLVAFSLVLGLSFCIERIIYLNLSEVNTQRLLEDIELALEKGNADAAKEICRNTRGPVASICYDGLMRIEQGADAVDKAVSTCGGVQLGLLEKGCSWISLFIKIAPALGFLGTVVGMVQTFDSVQIEGNTSLAIISGGMKMALLTTVFGLISAVILQVFYNYILSKIESLTHEMEEATNSLIDFVVKYNLKYRQ, from the coding sequence ATGAAAAAAATTGTGATGGCACTCGCTTTTTCAGGTTTTCTTTTTCTTAGTGGTGCAATAACAGCTCATGCTCAGAATGAAATACCTGCGGACCAACAGGAAACCACTGTTAATCCGGATGAAAAAGCCGACTCTGACGGAACGACCAACGTTGTGAAGAAAAGTGTTAGTGTAAAGTTGAAAGAGAAATTTGTTGAAGGCAATCCTTTGTATATGGGGCTGGTTGCTTTTTCCTTGGTTCTAGGACTCTCTTTTTGCATTGAACGGATTATTTATTTGAACCTTTCTGAAGTAAATACGCAGCGATTACTGGAAGACATTGAGCTGGCTCTTGAAAAAGGAAATGCTGATGCAGCAAAAGAGATCTGTCGTAATACACGTGGTCCGGTTGCTTCAATTTGTTACGATGGATTAATGCGGATTGAACAAGGTGCTGATGCAGTGGATAAGGCTGTGTCAACCTGTGGAGGTGTGCAATTAGGGCTTCTTGAAAAGGGCTGCTCATGGATTTCTCTATTTATTAAGATTGCACCGGCATTAGGTTTTCTGGGAACTGTTGTTGGAATGGTGCAGACATTTGACAGTGTTCAGATTGAAGGAAATACTTCACTTGCCATTATCTCCGGAGGAATGAAAATGGCGCTGCTGACTACTGTATTCGGACTTATTTCTGCCGTTATTCTGCAGGTGTTTTATAACTACATACTTTCCAAAATAGAATCACTTACCCATGAGATGGAAGAGGCTACAAATTCATTAATTGATTTCGTGGTGAAATATAACTTGAAATACAGACAATAA
- a CDS encoding ExbD/TolR family protein, translated as MRRRFVNMERPEIQPLSGLALPTIFLILIFFLVMLTNIRNDKMKVGKVEAPQATELSVAMKHAIVTTIYIGKTGGRSAVRYRIQLNNQVMTLAKVEAFIKKSRMALKPDERPLMTVMLKVDKDTPMGIVSDVKQALRRANVLNIIYSARPE; from the coding sequence ATGAGAAGACGTTTTGTTAACATGGAAAGACCGGAGATTCAACCATTAAGTGGGCTTGCATTGCCGACTATTTTTCTTATTCTCATTTTCTTTCTGGTGATGCTTACCAATATCCGAAACGATAAGATGAAAGTGGGAAAGGTAGAAGCGCCTCAGGCTACAGAACTCTCCGTCGCAATGAAGCACGCCATTGTGACCACTATCTATATTGGGAAAACCGGAGGTCGGTCTGCTGTAAGATACCGTATTCAGCTAAATAACCAGGTAATGACTCTGGCAAAGGTTGAGGCTTTTATCAAAAAAAGCAGAATGGCTTTAAAACCGGATGAGCGACCATTGATGACGGTGATGCTGAAGGTGGATAAGGATACTCCTATGGGAATAGTGTCGGATGTGAAACAGGCATTACGTAGGGCGAATGTTTTGAACATTATCTATTCTGCACGTCCGGAATAA
- a CDS encoding thymidylate synthase — MKQYLDLLDRVMKEGSRKDDRTGTGTISIFGHQMRFNLDEGFPCLTTKKLHLKSIIHELLWFLQGDTNVKYLQENGVRIWNEWADEDGDLGHIYGYQWRSWPDYKGGHIDQIKEIVETIKNNPDSRRMLVSAWNVADLNNMKLPPCHILFQFYVANGRLSLQLYQRSADIFLGVPFNIASYALLLQMMAQVTGLKAGDFIHTLGDAHIYINHLEQVKLQLSREPRHLPTMKINPDVKDIFSFKFEDFELVDYNPHPHIKGAVSV; from the coding sequence ATGAAACAATATTTGGATCTACTTGACAGAGTCATGAAAGAAGGTTCCCGAAAAGACGATCGTACCGGTACGGGAACTATCAGCATATTCGGACATCAGATGCGTTTTAATTTGGATGAAGGTTTCCCTTGTCTTACAACAAAGAAACTTCATCTAAAATCTATCATACACGAACTTCTGTGGTTTCTACAGGGAGACACCAACGTGAAATATCTTCAGGAAAATGGTGTAAGAATATGGAACGAATGGGCCGACGAAGACGGCGATCTGGGACATATCTATGGCTACCAGTGGCGTTCATGGCCCGATTATAAAGGCGGACATATCGATCAGATAAAGGAAATCGTGGAAACAATCAAGAACAACCCCGATTCACGACGCATGCTTGTAAGCGCTTGGAATGTGGCTGATTTGAATAACATGAAACTTCCCCCTTGTCATATCCTGTTTCAGTTTTATGTTGCCAACGGGCGATTGAGTTTGCAATTGTATCAACGCAGCGCCGACATCTTCCTGGGTGTACCGTTCAACATAGCTTCCTACGCTCTGTTGCTTCAGATGATGGCACAAGTCACAGGGTTGAAGGCCGGAGATTTTATCCATACTCTCGGTGATGCTCATATTTACATTAATCATCTGGAACAAGTTAAACTTCAGCTGTCAAGAGAACCACGCCATCTTCCAACCATGAAGATTAACCCGGACGTAAAAGATATATTCAGTTTTAAATTTGAAGATTTCGAACTGGTAGACTATAATCCGCACCCACATATCAAGGGAGCGGTATCCGTTTAA
- a CDS encoding dihydrofolate reductase: protein MCKVSIIVAVSKNNAIGRDNKLLYWLPNDLKRFKALTTGHTIIMGRHTFESLPKGALPNRRNLVLTTNPNITFTGAEIFLSLKDALATCKDEDEVFIIGGASVYQQAMGVADAIYLTLIEDVTENADAFFPQISKEEWTETGREPHPVDEKHRYPYIFINYEKR, encoded by the coding sequence ATGTGTAAAGTATCGATTATTGTAGCTGTATCAAAAAACAATGCTATCGGCCGTGACAACAAACTGCTCTACTGGCTGCCCAACGATTTGAAACGCTTTAAGGCACTCACTACCGGACATACTATTATCATGGGCCGGCACACGTTCGAGTCACTGCCTAAAGGAGCTTTACCCAATCGTCGCAATCTGGTTCTCACTACAAACCCCAACATAACTTTCACCGGGGCGGAAATTTTCCTTTCTCTAAAAGATGCACTTGCAACCTGCAAAGATGAAGATGAGGTTTTTATTATCGGAGGAGCCAGTGTTTATCAACAGGCTATGGGAGTAGCAGACGCCATTTACTTGACATTGATTGAAGATGTAACGGAAAATGCTGATGCTTTCTTTCCGCAAATCAGCAAAGAGGAATGGACAGAAACGGGCAGAGAGCCTCATCCTGTGGACGAAAAGCATCGCTACCCGTATATTTTTATCAATTACGAAAAACGCTGA
- a CDS encoding Lrp/AsnC family transcriptional regulator — MGYHQLDRLDKEILKLIADNARIPFLEVARACNVSGAAIHQRIQKLTNLGILKGSEYVIDPEKIGYETCAYIGLYLKDPSDFEVVRKALEKIPEVVECHFTTGQYDMFIKIYAKNNFHLLSIIHDKLQPLGLARTETLISFHEAIKRQMPILDIETED, encoded by the coding sequence ATGGGATATCATCAATTAGATCGTTTGGATAAAGAAATACTGAAACTGATAGCAGATAATGCCCGGATTCCTTTTTTGGAAGTAGCCCGTGCATGTAATGTTTCAGGAGCTGCTATTCATCAGCGTATACAGAAGCTAACCAATCTTGGGATACTGAAAGGATCAGAATATGTCATCGATCCGGAAAAGATTGGCTACGAAACTTGTGCATATATTGGATTATATTTGAAAGACCCCTCAGATTTCGAGGTAGTAAGGAAGGCTTTGGAAAAAATACCGGAAGTGGTGGAATGCCATTTTACAACCGGGCAATATGATATGTTTATCAAAATCTATGCAAAGAATAATTTTCACCTGCTGAGTATTATTCATGATAAACTACAGCCGCTTGGGCTTGCCCGCACAGAGACCTTGATCTCTTTTCACGAGGCAATCAAGCGACAAATGCCGATTCTTGATATAGAAACGGAAGATTAA
- a CDS encoding phosphate ABC transporter substrate-binding protein, whose amino-acid sequence MKKIILAIALICSVAQGSFAQRIKGSDTLLPLAQEWAESFKGGKVTVTGGGSGVGISALLAGTTDIATASRKMKFDEKLKFKQAGKSPVEKIVAYDALAVVVNPSNNVSQLTRQQLEDIFTGKITNWKQVGGANLEIVAYSRETSSGTYEFFKEHVLNNKNYKKNILSMPATGAIIQSVSQTKGAIGYVGLAYVEKGVKALKVSYDGKKFVAPSVQNAKNKSYPVVRPLFMYYDKKDAAKVTSFLNYATSDQGQKTVDKVGYISLK is encoded by the coding sequence ATGAAAAAGATTATTTTAGCAATAGCATTGATTTGCAGTGTAGCTCAGGGCTCATTCGCACAACGTATCAAAGGTAGTGACACCTTGTTGCCGTTAGCTCAGGAATGGGCTGAAAGCTTCAAGGGTGGAAAAGTAACAGTAACAGGTGGTGGTAGTGGTGTTGGTATTTCTGCTCTGCTTGCAGGTACTACAGACATTGCAACAGCATCTCGCAAAATGAAGTTCGACGAAAAATTGAAGTTCAAACAAGCAGGTAAATCCCCAGTAGAAAAGATCGTTGCATACGACGCTTTGGCCGTGGTTGTGAATCCAAGCAACAATGTAAGCCAGTTAACCCGTCAGCAGTTGGAAGATATCTTCACAGGTAAGATTACAAACTGGAAACAGGTGGGGGGCGCCAATTTGGAGATTGTTGCCTACTCAAGAGAAACAAGCTCTGGGACTTACGAATTCTTCAAGGAACATGTGTTGAACAACAAGAACTACAAGAAGAACATTCTTTCCATGCCTGCTACAGGAGCCATCATTCAGTCTGTAAGCCAGACAAAAGGGGCTATTGGCTATGTAGGCCTGGCTTATGTGGAAAAAGGTGTAAAAGCATTGAAGGTATCTTATGATGGAAAGAAATTTGTGGCTCCATCAGTTCAAAATGCAAAGAACAAAAGTTATCCCGTGGTTCGTCCTCTTTTTATGTACTACGACAAGAAAGATGCTGCAAAAGTAACTTCGTTTCTGAACTATGCAACTTCTGACCAAGGTCAGAAAACTGTTGATAAAGTTGGATACATTTCATTGAAATAA
- a CDS encoding OmpA family protein has protein sequence MKQLFNKTTLIGFLILLLHSCGWENSIKKGNQSYALGEYYDAAKYYKKAYSNIPSKERKKRGETAFKMAECYRLINYSVRAKGGYMNAIRYKYPDSIAYFYLAESERKSGDYKSAIKNYETYLVHKIGNKLAENGIKSCTLAPEWKKNPTRYIVKKSTIFNSNRCDYSPMYAGKETDQIYFTSTRDKAKGNNLNGITGMKSADVFMSRKNEKKVWQQPEPLETEVNSEFEDGACCFTADGKTMYFTRCRFDQNLPAYAEIYVSQRTGANWGAPQKCVITKDSLSSYAHPAISPDGHYLYFTSDMPGGYGGKDIWRVPVSNSGFGAVENLGEDINTPGDEMFPTFKENGELYFSSDGHPGMGGLDLFRAYQDNEGKWSVENLRYPMNSAGDDFGMTFESGFQKGFFTSNRGDARGWDHIYTFELPELVHTVTGWVYDKEGEALPEAIVSIVGKDGTNIKISVKGDGSFTQKVERGQSYVMLASCRGYLNFKQELKTDTISQNKEYELDFPLASITRPVLIENIFYEFNKATLTEESTKALNELIKMLNDNPNVTIELSAHCDYKGSDEYNQRLSQRRAESVVDFLINGGIAKDRLTAKGYGKEQPKVINKRLAQKLTFLKEGDVLTEEFILKLTKEQQEICNSLNRRTEFKVVRTTYNLYK, from the coding sequence ATGAAACAATTATTCAACAAAACGACTCTTATCGGATTCCTGATTTTACTTCTGCACTCCTGTGGATGGGAAAACAGCATCAAAAAAGGTAACCAAAGTTATGCTTTGGGAGAATATTATGATGCTGCGAAATATTACAAGAAAGCTTATTCCAACATTCCATCCAAGGAAAGAAAGAAAAGAGGCGAAACTGCCTTTAAAATGGCTGAATGTTACCGGTTGATAAACTATTCTGTCCGTGCTAAAGGAGGATACATGAATGCAATCCGCTATAAATATCCCGATAGCATTGCCTATTTTTATCTTGCTGAATCGGAACGAAAAAGCGGAGATTATAAAAGTGCAATCAAAAATTACGAAACCTATCTTGTGCACAAAATAGGTAATAAACTGGCAGAGAACGGAATAAAATCGTGCACCCTTGCACCTGAATGGAAGAAGAATCCGACTCGTTATATTGTCAAGAAGTCAACAATATTCAACTCCAACCGTTGCGATTACTCTCCCATGTATGCCGGCAAAGAGACCGACCAGATCTATTTCACCTCTACTCGCGACAAGGCTAAAGGGAACAACCTAAACGGAATTACCGGCATGAAGAGTGCAGACGTTTTCATGTCGAGAAAAAATGAAAAAAAGGTGTGGCAACAGCCTGAACCATTAGAAACTGAAGTCAATTCTGAATTTGAAGACGGGGCATGCTGCTTTACGGCAGATGGAAAGACCATGTACTTTACACGATGCAGGTTTGACCAGAATCTGCCTGCCTATGCCGAAATATATGTTTCTCAACGAACCGGAGCAAACTGGGGTGCTCCGCAGAAATGTGTGATAACCAAAGACTCTCTTTCATCGTACGCTCACCCCGCCATTTCTCCCGATGGGCATTATCTCTACTTTACATCTGATATGCCAGGTGGATATGGTGGAAAAGATATATGGAGAGTACCGGTCTCAAATTCCGGATTCGGTGCGGTAGAGAATCTGGGAGAAGATATCAACACCCCCGGAGATGAGATGTTCCCAACATTCAAGGAAAATGGTGAACTTTACTTTTCGTCGGACGGGCATCCCGGCATGGGAGGTCTCGATTTATTTAGAGCATATCAGGATAATGAGGGAAAATGGAGTGTCGAGAACTTGAGATACCCGATGAATTCGGCAGGTGATGACTTTGGAATGACTTTCGAATCAGGCTTTCAGAAAGGGTTCTTCACTTCTAATCGAGGGGATGCCCGTGGATGGGACCATATATATACGTTCGAACTACCCGAACTGGTGCACACCGTAACCGGATGGGTCTACGATAAAGAGGGAGAGGCATTACCCGAGGCCATCGTTAGCATTGTGGGGAAAGATGGAACAAATATTAAGATCAGTGTAAAGGGAGACGGATCGTTTACCCAAAAAGTGGAACGAGGACAAAGCTATGTAATGCTTGCCAGTTGTCGCGGATACCTTAACTTCAAGCAGGAGCTGAAGACCGATACTATCAGCCAGAACAAAGAGTACGAACTAGACTTTCCACTGGCATCCATCACCCGCCCTGTACTTATAGAGAATATTTTCTACGAGTTTAATAAGGCTACATTGACTGAAGAATCGACAAAGGCGCTTAATGAACTTATCAAAATGTTAAATGATAACCCTAATGTCACTATTGAATTAAGTGCTCATTGCGACTATAAAGGCAGTGACGAATATAACCAACGTTTATCTCAGCGAAGAGCCGAGTCGGTTGTTGACTTCTTGATAAATGGAGGTATTGCGAAAGATAGGCTCACAGCTAAAGGATATGGTAAAGAGCAACCTAAAGTTATTAACAAACGCTTGGCGCAGAAGCTTACCTTCCTCAAAGAAGGTGATGTCTTAACTGAAGAGTTCATCCTCAAGCTAACCAAAGAACAACAAGAGATCTGCAATTCACTGAACAGACGCACTGAGTTCAAAGTTGTAAGAACCACTTATAATCTGTACAAATAG
- a CDS encoding M64 family metallopeptidase, with the protein MKKIVTIIICCFLLINAKAQNFNDYFINKTLRVDYIFSGTASQQNVSVEELSQLSEWAGRRYHLAQLPLEGNGQISMNDIKTGACIYKTSFSTLFQEWLDTDEAKTLNRAFENTYLLPYPKQPVEITVSFRDKKGNYNPILKHQVNPSDILIKKLENTHVTPHTYLVKNGSPEDCIDVAILAEGYTPGEMNLFLEDARKTCEALFAHQPFSAMKKRFNIVAVQSPSKDSGVSAPKNGIWKNTAFGSHFDSFYSDRYLTSSNLKDIHNSLAGIPYEHIIILANTDQYGGGGIYNSFTLTTAHHKFFRPVVVHEFGHSFAGLADEYYYEEDLFNGIYPFDVEPWEQNITTKVDFASKWKDMVEQGTAKLVEGGGYSFKNIYRGAEDCRMKTNTCPGFCPVCQRAITRLIDFYTRP; encoded by the coding sequence ATGAAAAAGATCGTGACCATAATTATTTGCTGTTTTTTGCTTATTAATGCAAAAGCGCAAAACTTTAATGATTATTTCATCAATAAAACACTTAGGGTAGATTATATATTTTCGGGAACAGCTTCTCAACAGAACGTTTCTGTTGAAGAGTTATCACAGCTTTCGGAATGGGCAGGCCGTAGATATCATCTCGCCCAACTTCCACTGGAAGGTAATGGTCAAATTTCGATGAATGACATAAAGACCGGAGCTTGTATATATAAAACCTCTTTCAGCACTCTTTTTCAGGAATGGCTTGATACCGATGAGGCAAAAACATTGAATCGTGCATTCGAGAATACATACCTTCTTCCCTACCCTAAACAACCGGTTGAGATTACCGTCTCTTTCAGAGATAAAAAAGGAAACTACAATCCAATATTGAAACATCAGGTTAATCCAAGTGATATCCTCATCAAGAAACTTGAAAATACACATGTAACTCCACACACCTATCTGGTTAAAAATGGTTCACCGGAAGATTGTATTGATGTTGCCATTCTAGCAGAAGGTTATACTCCTGGGGAGATGAACCTCTTTCTTGAAGATGCCCGGAAAACCTGTGAAGCCTTGTTTGCTCATCAGCCTTTTTCTGCAATGAAAAAGCGGTTTAATATTGTTGCAGTTCAAAGCCCTTCAAAGGACAGCGGCGTAAGTGCACCAAAAAACGGAATATGGAAAAATACTGCTTTTGGTTCACATTTTGACAGTTTCTATTCAGACAGATACCTTACCAGTAGCAACCTGAAAGATATTCATAATTCCCTTGCGGGGATTCCATATGAGCACATCATTATACTGGCTAATACAGACCAGTATGGTGGCGGCGGAATCTACAATTCATTTACACTTACCACAGCTCATCACAAATTTTTCCGCCCGGTAGTGGTACATGAGTTCGGACACAGCTTTGCCGGTCTTGCCGATGAATATTATTACGAAGAAGACTTGTTCAACGGCATCTACCCCTTTGATGTGGAACCTTGGGAGCAGAATATCACCACAAAAGTTGATTTCGCATCAAAATGGAAAGACATGGTTGAGCAAGGCACGGCAAAACTTGTTGAAGGAGGAGGTTACTCTTTCAAAAACATCTATCGTGGAGCCGAAGATTGTCGAATGAAAACCAACACCTGTCCGGGTTTCTGTCCGGTTTGTCAGAGAGCAATCACACGGTTGATCGATTTCTACACCCGCCCGTAA
- a CDS encoding DMT family transporter — protein MTNKIAFNKKPGGQALYHLMALFTVSIWGTTFVSTKVLMKNGLSPEDILFYRFMLAYLSIWIICPRKLFAYNLKDELLFIMSGACGGSLYFIAENRALGITLASNVALILCTTSIFTAFLSHLFVKGERLKKNLILGSLIALAGVAFVVFNGSFVLKINPAGDILTIVASLMWAFYGIILKKLDSRYTTLFITRKVFFYGIITLLPAFFFSPLTTDKKILFNPLVYGNLLFLGLVASMLCYILWNMCVKNLGAVRTTNYVYIVPLVTLIASSLIIGEPITLFAIMGAIFILSGVYIAEKGFGKKRS, from the coding sequence ATGACTAATAAGATCGCTTTCAACAAAAAACCGGGAGGTCAGGCACTCTACCATCTTATGGCGCTATTTACTGTAAGTATATGGGGAACAACATTTGTTTCGACCAAGGTTCTGATGAAGAATGGCCTGAGTCCCGAGGATATTCTATTTTATCGTTTCATGTTGGCCTATCTAAGCATATGGATTATATGTCCACGCAAACTTTTCGCATATAACCTGAAAGATGAGCTTTTATTTATTATGTCTGGAGCATGCGGCGGTTCACTCTACTTCATTGCAGAAAATAGAGCACTTGGTATTACACTTGCATCAAACGTGGCCCTTATTCTATGTACCACCTCTATATTTACAGCTTTTCTTTCTCATCTTTTTGTAAAAGGAGAACGGTTGAAAAAGAATCTGATTTTGGGTTCACTTATTGCTTTAGCAGGTGTAGCCTTTGTTGTATTCAACGGCAGTTTTGTACTTAAAATAAATCCAGCCGGAGATATACTCACCATTGTCGCCTCTCTAATGTGGGCTTTTTATGGCATCATTTTAAAGAAGCTGGACAGCAGATATACCACTCTTTTCATAACCCGAAAAGTTTTCTTTTATGGAATCATTACCTTGCTGCCAGCGTTTTTCTTCTCGCCACTGACAACAGATAAAAAGATTTTGTTCAACCCATTGGTATATGGCAATCTTCTTTTTCTGGGATTAGTGGCTTCAATGCTTTGCTATATCCTCTGGAATATGTGTGTAAAGAACTTGGGAGCAGTTCGTACTACCAACTATGTTTATATTGTTCCATTGGTCACATTGATTGCTTCTTCCTTAATTATTGGCGAACCTATAACTCTTTTTGCAATCATGGGAGCCATTTTTATTCTCAGTGGGGTTTATATCGCAGAAAAAGGTTTCGGTAAAAAACGATCATAA
- a CDS encoding GNAT family N-acetyltransferase, producing MITIQRIHTSDKEYYRFAENLLADAFPVEERRELSLQRDYTDHNNRFHNNILLSNEEPVGFISYWDFDRFCYVEHFAIDPSLRSNGYGQKVLTSLKEKLQCPIVLEVELPEEEISIRRIGFYQRHGFQLWKEEYQQPPYRKGDGYLPMWLMADGDLNCEKDFEVVRDCIYKEVYNNATKLTKE from the coding sequence ATGATCACAATTCAACGCATACATACATCCGATAAAGAATATTATCGATTTGCAGAGAACCTACTCGCTGACGCTTTTCCGGTGGAAGAGCGCAGGGAGCTCTCTTTGCAGAGGGATTATACTGACCATAACAACCGGTTCCATAACAACATCCTGCTCTCTAATGAGGAACCCGTAGGGTTTATTTCATACTGGGACTTTGATCGTTTTTGTTATGTGGAACATTTTGCCATCGATCCTTCTCTGAGAAGCAATGGATATGGACAAAAAGTTCTAACCTCCCTGAAAGAGAAACTGCAATGCCCAATTGTTCTTGAAGTGGAACTGCCGGAGGAAGAAATCAGCATACGCCGCATTGGATTTTATCAGCGTCACGGATTTCAGCTTTGGAAAGAAGAGTATCAACAACCTCCTTATAGGAAAGGAGATGGCTACCTACCCATGTGGTTAATGGCAGATGGGGATTTAAATTGCGAAAAAGATTTCGAAGTTGTCAGAGATTGCATCTACAAAGAAGTATATAACAACGCTACGAAACTTACAAAGGAGTGA